A genomic window from Yoonia rosea includes:
- the urtA gene encoding urea ABC transporter substrate-binding protein produces MTFRTSALALTALLGTTSIAAAQCADPIKVGVLHSLSGTMAISETTLKDTMELLIENQNAAGGLLGCEIEAVVVDPASDWPLFAEKARELLTVSEVDVIFGSWTSVSRKSALPVLEELNGLMFYPVQYEGEESSRNVFYTGAAPNQQAIPATDYFLEELGVEKFALLGTDYVYPRTTNNILEAYLQSKGIPAEDIFVNYTPFGHSDWATIVADVVALGADGKQVGVISTINGDANIGFYKELAAAGVSADDLPVVAFSVGEEELSGLDTSDLVGHLAAWNYFQSAESELNDEWVAAWKAKMGEDRVTNDPMEAHYIGFNMWVNAVTEAGTTDVDAVREAMYGQEFPNLTGGTAVMLPNHHLAKPVLIGEITADGQFDIISQTSEVPGDAWTDYLPESAVLVSDWQTLGCGMYNTETETCVQLTSNY; encoded by the coding sequence ATGACCTTTAGAACTTCTGCACTTGCATTGACTGCCTTGCTTGGCACGACATCTATCGCTGCTGCACAATGCGCCGATCCAATCAAAGTGGGCGTGCTTCACTCGCTCTCTGGCACGATGGCGATTTCCGAAACCACGCTTAAAGACACAATGGAATTGCTGATCGAGAACCAGAACGCCGCTGGCGGCCTGCTCGGGTGTGAGATTGAAGCAGTTGTCGTCGATCCGGCATCTGACTGGCCACTGTTCGCGGAAAAAGCGCGCGAACTGCTGACCGTCAGCGAAGTCGACGTGATCTTTGGCAGCTGGACTTCGGTCAGCCGCAAATCCGCTTTGCCGGTACTGGAAGAGCTGAACGGGCTGATGTTCTATCCTGTGCAATATGAGGGCGAGGAAAGCTCGCGCAATGTGTTCTACACAGGTGCCGCGCCAAATCAGCAGGCAATCCCTGCGACGGATTACTTCCTTGAAGAATTGGGTGTCGAGAAATTCGCGCTCTTGGGCACAGACTATGTCTATCCACGGACAACCAACAACATCCTTGAGGCCTATTTGCAGTCCAAAGGCATCCCTGCCGAGGATATCTTTGTGAACTACACGCCTTTCGGTCATTCCGACTGGGCCACAATCGTTGCTGACGTTGTCGCACTGGGTGCAGACGGCAAGCAGGTTGGCGTCATTTCAACCATCAACGGTGATGCGAACATCGGGTTCTACAAAGAGCTGGCGGCGGCGGGTGTCTCTGCCGATGACCTGCCTGTTGTGGCCTTCTCGGTGGGTGAGGAAGAGCTGTCGGGTCTGGATACATCCGACCTTGTCGGTCACTTGGCCGCGTGGAACTATTTCCAGTCCGCTGAATCCGAACTGAACGACGAATGGGTCGCGGCATGGAAAGCCAAAATGGGCGAAGACCGTGTCACCAACGACCCGATGGAAGCCCACTATATCGGCTTCAACATGTGGGTGAACGCAGTGACCGAAGCGGGCACGACAGATGTCGATGCAGTGCGCGAAGCCATGTACGGGCAGGAATTCCCGAACCTGACAGGCGGTACGGCGGTCATGCTGCCAAACCACCACCTCGCCAAGCCAGTGCTGATCGGTGAGATCACCGCTGACGGCCAGTTCGATATCATCAGCCAGACCTCTGAGGTGCCAGGTGATGCATGGACCGATTATCTGCCGGAATCTGCGGTGCTGGTGTCGGATTGGCAAACACTGGGTTGCGGGATGTACAACACCGAAACCGAAACCTGTGTGCAGTTGACTTCCAACTACTAA
- the urtB gene encoding urea ABC transporter permease subunit UrtB, producing the protein MLRLLSLALSLCLILPASLQAQTLQDILQTHQGEVLSPGRQSVGVVLDDLVASGLPQALPFLEAWRDREIVQRDSDGLFFRAVEEDDAITLVDLDTNTTITVANDDGLSEARPNGGVRRAIGDALVQFQLSDPDITKRQAAVDAIARSMDASQLGPLQASIAGEPDPTLKETKERLAGMLAVLFGDTQEARIAAIAGMADDLSVDVRAVLNTVLSTQPKVAVALPDDANVAQVLTIGADLTAQDAYDRLVAAELAPPLVTSPQIREALVANIVGGMVGGVAVRSLNTDAARATAYDALAAEGLVAPRVTPEAQEASIAGHVFYLQYDEPDPVITDAAEKALAAVETRVAVSQGIDLGLDALSLASIYFLAAIGLAITFGVMGVINMAHGEFIMMGAYTGFVVQQFVPDYTLSIIIALPLAFAITFGAGVAMERLVIRHLYHRPLETLLATFGISIALQQLAKNIFGTQARPLTSPEWLDGALVFNDVIAISYIRIAIFVLALLFLGLILFVLKRTRLGLEVRAVTQNPGMAASMGINPDKINMLTFGLGSGIAGIAGVAIGLYAKVTSEMGADYIVQSFMTVVVGGVGNVWGTLAGASLIGFLQKGIEWLNPSNTLAAQTYMILFIILFIQFRPKGIVALKGRAAAD; encoded by the coding sequence ATGCTGCGATTGCTCTCATTGGCGCTGTCCTTGTGCCTGATTTTGCCTGCATCTTTGCAGGCACAAACCCTGCAAGACATCCTGCAAACCCATCAGGGCGAGGTGTTGAGCCCCGGTCGCCAAAGTGTCGGTGTGGTGCTCGATGATCTGGTTGCAAGCGGTCTGCCACAGGCGCTGCCATTTCTTGAGGCATGGCGCGACCGCGAAATCGTACAGCGTGACAGTGACGGTTTGTTCTTCCGTGCTGTTGAAGAAGATGACGCGATCACACTTGTCGATCTTGATACGAACACGACAATCACAGTTGCGAATGACGATGGCCTGAGCGAGGCCCGCCCCAATGGCGGTGTGCGCCGTGCCATCGGCGATGCACTCGTGCAGTTCCAGCTGTCCGATCCCGACATCACCAAACGCCAAGCCGCGGTTGATGCCATCGCCCGCAGTATGGATGCCAGCCAGCTTGGCCCGTTGCAGGCTTCGATCGCAGGAGAGCCTGATCCAACCCTCAAAGAAACCAAAGAGCGTCTTGCCGGAATGCTTGCGGTCCTGTTTGGCGATACGCAAGAGGCGCGGATTGCCGCCATCGCAGGCATGGCTGACGACCTTTCGGTTGATGTCCGTGCGGTACTGAACACCGTCTTGTCGACCCAACCGAAGGTGGCCGTAGCCCTTCCCGATGATGCCAATGTCGCACAGGTGCTGACCATTGGTGCCGACCTGACTGCGCAGGACGCCTATGACCGACTGGTCGCAGCAGAGCTTGCACCTCCGCTTGTGACCAGTCCCCAAATCCGCGAAGCGCTCGTCGCTAATATCGTGGGTGGCATGGTCGGTGGGGTCGCAGTCCGCTCCCTGAACACTGATGCGGCACGCGCGACCGCCTATGATGCCCTCGCGGCCGAGGGTCTGGTGGCCCCGCGCGTAACGCCCGAGGCACAAGAGGCTTCGATCGCGGGACATGTCTTTTATCTACAATATGACGAACCTGATCCAGTCATCACCGATGCCGCCGAAAAGGCGCTCGCAGCCGTTGAAACCCGCGTTGCCGTCAGCCAGGGCATTGATCTGGGGCTGGATGCGCTGTCACTCGCCTCGATCTATTTTCTCGCGGCTATTGGCCTCGCCATCACTTTCGGCGTCATGGGCGTGATCAATATGGCCCATGGCGAATTTATCATGATGGGGGCCTACACCGGCTTCGTCGTGCAACAGTTTGTGCCGGACTATACGCTGTCGATCATCATCGCGCTGCCTTTGGCTTTTGCGATTACCTTTGGTGCTGGTGTCGCGATGGAGCGTCTGGTGATCCGGCATCTCTATCACCGTCCACTGGAAACGCTGCTGGCCACTTTCGGCATCTCGATTGCGTTGCAGCAGTTGGCCAAGAATATCTTCGGCACCCAAGCACGTCCACTAACCTCGCCGGAGTGGCTGGACGGGGCGCTCGTGTTCAACGATGTCATCGCGATCAGCTATATCCGCATTGCGATTTTCGTGCTGGCGCTGCTGTTTCTGGGCTTGATCCTGTTTGTCCTCAAACGCACGCGGCTGGGGCTGGAAGTGCGTGCTGTGACGCAAAACCCCGGCATGGCGGCCTCGATGGGGATTAACCCTGACAAGATCAATATGCTGACCTTTGGTCTTGGCTCTGGCATCGCCGGCATCGCCGGTGTTGCCATCGGGCTTTACGCCAAAGTCACCTCCGAGATGGGGGCCGATTACATCGTGCAAAGCTTTATGACCGTGGTTGTGGGCGGTGTGGGCAACGTCTGGGGTACGCTGGCTGGCGCGTCGCTGATCGGGTTCCTGCAAAAAGGGATCGAGTGGTTGAACCCGTCCAACACACTGGCCGCACAGACCTATATGATCCTCTTCATCATCCTCTTCATTCAATTCCGGCCAAAGGGCATCGTCGCCCTCAAGGGCCGCGCGGCGGCGGATTAA
- a CDS encoding ROK family protein encodes MNTLGIDLGGTKIEARVFDAAWQEIARHRIPTPEDYDQLVNAVVDQIVWASDAAGAVAAVGVGAAGLVNPQTGLALANNLPATGRPFPADIEQRAGRRITFLNDCRALALSEAVFGAGQGKSVVMALILGTGVSGGLVIDQKWRTGPTATGGEIGHIAAPAQIIAAHGLPIYDCGCGRKGCIEGYISGPGLQRLAAFVTGMDLSTHEIAARRTTDMAQVWAIWCALVAEVLHHLTLTIDPDVIVLGGGLTAIPDVIADLRVAGKNAQIDGFAAAPLALAQGGDASGARGAAYAAWMDHRDATGLTV; translated from the coding sequence ATGAACACCCTTGGCATTGATCTTGGCGGGACAAAGATAGAGGCGCGTGTCTTTGATGCCGCGTGGCAAGAGATTGCCCGCCACCGGATTCCGACCCCCGAAGATTACGACCAACTCGTAAATGCAGTCGTTGATCAGATCGTGTGGGCCTCGGACGCTGCCGGCGCGGTTGCTGCGGTGGGCGTCGGTGCTGCGGGTCTTGTGAACCCACAGACAGGCCTTGCGCTTGCGAATAACCTGCCGGCCACTGGGCGGCCTTTTCCCGCCGACATAGAACAGCGGGCGGGGCGCCGGATTACTTTTCTGAATGATTGCCGCGCGCTGGCTTTGTCCGAGGCCGTGTTCGGTGCGGGGCAGGGGAAATCGGTGGTGATGGCGCTGATCCTCGGAACAGGTGTGAGCGGGGGTCTGGTCATCGACCAAAAATGGCGCACAGGGCCGACGGCGACAGGTGGCGAAATTGGCCATATCGCGGCGCCTGCGCAGATTATCGCCGCACATGGCCTGCCGATTTATGACTGCGGTTGCGGGCGGAAAGGATGTATCGAGGGGTATATCTCGGGGCCCGGTTTGCAACGTCTGGCCGCATTCGTCACGGGAATGGACCTGAGCACGCATGAGATTGCTGCGCGGCGCACGACGGATATGGCGCAGGTCTGGGCGATTTGGTGCGCGCTTGTGGCTGAGGTGCTGCATCACCTCACGCTCACAATTGATCCTGATGTGATCGTTCTGGGCGGCGGGCTCACGGCTATCCCTGATGTGATTGCCGATTTGCGGGTTGCCGGCAAAAACGCGCAGATTGACGGTTTCGCTGCCGCCCCGCTTGCCTTGGCGCAAGGGGGTGACGCCAGTGGTGCGCGTGGTGCCGCCTATGCGGCGTGGATGGATCATCGCGATGCTACGGGGCTCACGGTATGA
- the nagA gene encoding N-acetylglucosamine-6-phosphate deacetylase produces the protein MTDGWFKPDRFFDGQDIVDDMAVRVADGMIVETSRASVPATALSGLLTPGFVDLQVNGGGGVLLNNTPTVDGIAQIAAAHRRFGTAAILPTVITDHPAVLAQAAAAAIAAKDAPDILGLHIEGPHISVAKRGTHRAECIRPLDQDTLTIVSDLRKAGVAVMITLAPEAATPAQIALLAEMGAIVSLGHTDATAEEVEAAIKAGARCGTHLFNAMSSMTSRAPGAVGAILNAGIAFGMICDGVHVDDRMLRLALRACAAGSAPFLVSDAMATVGGEPQFTLYGQTIRLQEGRLVNAGGNLAGAHLTQAEGMRRMVHHIGIPLADALRMVVTTPATLIGHPRLAHVLERCTDDLLLLDTASRVLGTMTQSLTPAKA, from the coding sequence ATGACGGACGGCTGGTTCAAACCTGACCGTTTCTTTGATGGCCAGGACATCGTGGACGACATGGCTGTGCGCGTAGCAGACGGTATGATCGTCGAGACATCGCGCGCGTCGGTTCCGGCCACCGCACTTTCCGGGCTTTTGACACCCGGCTTTGTTGACTTGCAGGTCAACGGCGGTGGTGGCGTCCTTCTGAACAATACCCCCACAGTTGACGGCATTGCACAGATTGCGGCCGCGCACCGCCGCTTCGGGACGGCCGCGATTTTACCAACGGTCATCACTGACCATCCGGCTGTGCTTGCACAAGCGGCAGCCGCCGCGATTGCCGCAAAAGATGCCCCGGATATTCTGGGGCTGCACATTGAAGGCCCGCATATCAGTGTCGCAAAGCGGGGGACGCATCGCGCGGAGTGTATCCGTCCATTAGATCAGGACACGCTGACCATCGTGTCCGATCTGCGCAAGGCAGGGGTTGCCGTGATGATTACCCTCGCACCAGAGGCCGCGACGCCTGCGCAAATCGCCTTACTGGCCGAAATGGGCGCAATTGTCTCGCTCGGGCATACGGATGCCACCGCCGAAGAGGTCGAAGCGGCGATCAAGGCGGGCGCCCGCTGCGGAACGCATCTGTTCAACGCCATGTCATCGATGACAAGCCGCGCGCCGGGCGCCGTGGGTGCGATTTTGAACGCCGGGATTGCCTTTGGCATGATCTGTGACGGGGTGCATGTGGATGACCGTATGCTGCGCCTTGCATTGCGGGCCTGTGCCGCAGGCTCCGCGCCGTTTCTGGTGTCGGATGCGATGGCAACAGTCGGCGGCGAGCCGCAATTCACGCTCTACGGTCAGACAATCCGCCTGCAAGAGGGGCGGTTGGTCAATGCCGGAGGCAATCTGGCGGGCGCGCATCTTACCCAAGCCGAAGGCATGCGGCGGATGGTCCATCATATAGGGATCCCGCTTGCGGATGCGTTGCGTATGGTCGTGACGACACCTGCCACGCTGATTGGACACCCCCGGTTGGCGCATGTGTTAGAACGGTGTACCGATGACCTGTTGCTGCTGGATACCGCGAGCAGGGTTCTGGGGACGATGACGCAGTCTTTGACGCCGGCAAAAGCCTAG